The sequence AGCTCGCGAAACATTATTTTCCAAATGCCCTGATAAAGCCCAAAGATAAGTTTGAAAGCGGCATAGCGATACTATCTCCAGAAGATGCAAGGGAGCTTCTTAGAGGAAAGCCCATCCTCACAACTCCGAGGGAGTATTTTGGGTACGTAATTTACAAGTCCGGGATTAAATTCGTGGGTGCTGAGATGGGAGCGATAGTGGCATACAAAGAAAACGGCAAAGATAGGCTTATTTTCACGGGAAACGGAAAATCGGGAATAGGCGCAGCCTTGGAGTTTGCAAAAGAGTTAAAAGATGGCAGAAAACTGAACTCATCTTTTGTATTGAGAAGAGGAGACTTTGAGGGAATAGTCGTTAAGGTAATAGGGGATAACGACTGGGATGGAGTAAAAGACAGCGATGAATACTGGCTTCTAAAGGAAGTATACGTAGAAGAGCCCTTTATCTACAATTGGAGGGTTGTTAAGGGAGAGAACATAACCGTAAGCGGAGGCTTCATAAGGCTTGTAAACGGCTCAAAGGTGTATATAAGGGCTCTGAGCTTTAATGTAAGCGTTGAAGTTAAAGGCTCAAAAGATGCCCAAATAACCTACGTAGTTGAAAACATAAACCCCCAGTTTGTGGAATATCCGGATAATGCTAAAGTAGGGGATACATGGATAGAACTTACCACAAACGATGACTTCTCGATAACTCCAAAAGAAGTTGAAAGCTTTAGCTTCTTGGCATTTGGAGACCACAGACCTGGAAGTGGAACAAAGCAGCCAGATGTTTTCTTCAAGATAAGGGATCTTATGAACGGTGATGAGGGGGCGTTTATAATTGACACTGGGGATTTGGTTTATTCGGGAAAAGTCGAAGAGTGGGCAGAGCTGTTAAAGGAATGGAAGTTTAATAAGCCCGTATTCGTTATTCCGGGAAACCACGAGTACCGCGGAGAGGGTAAAAACATCTACCACAAGTTCTTTGGGCCAACGGATTACTCATTTGCTCTTGGGAGGTATTATTTCATCTTTGCCAACAACGTTGAAAACGACTACAGGCTTACCTCATCTCAATGGGCCTGGCTCGAGGAAGAGCTTAAAAAAGCCAAAGCACTTGGCAAAAGACCAGTTATAGTCATGCACACTCCTCCAATAGACCCTAGACCCGAAGGAGACCACGCCATGAACCCAACGGATGGCAAAAAACTCTTAGAGCTCATGAAAGAATACAACGCCTTTGGAATCTTTGGACACATCCACATATACTGGTACGGAGAGAAAGAAGGGGTGGAGATGGTAATAACCGGCGGTGGAGGAGCTCCACTGTATGCAAAGCCCGATGAAGGAGGTTTCTACCATTACGTAAAGATAGTTGCTGGAGACACTCTCTCTGTAGAGCCTATAAAAGTTGAATAGGGCTTTTCTTTTTCCTATTCCTATATATTCTATATAGTTCACAGTATTGAACTATATTCTATTGCGGCAAAGTATTTATAACATGCTATTTAGCTTGCATCGGTGATGAGAATGATTGAGCTGCTTAGCGATCCGTGGCTCCTCATTACAATTGCCGTTGGTTTTTTCATGGCTTGGGCGATAGGCGCAAACGATGCCGCAAACTCCATGAGTA comes from Thermococcus aggregans and encodes:
- a CDS encoding metallophosphoesterase family protein — encoded protein: MRKILPILFIGLLVFAAGCTQTSTTTTTTTTQEGIDFRSYNRGEIIQKWAEIFNTETIYVSEGYEELAKHYFPNALIKPKDKFESGIAILSPEDARELLRGKPILTTPREYFGYVIYKSGIKFVGAEMGAIVAYKENGKDRLIFTGNGKSGIGAALEFAKELKDGRKLNSSFVLRRGDFEGIVVKVIGDNDWDGVKDSDEYWLLKEVYVEEPFIYNWRVVKGENITVSGGFIRLVNGSKVYIRALSFNVSVEVKGSKDAQITYVVENINPQFVEYPDNAKVGDTWIELTTNDDFSITPKEVESFSFLAFGDHRPGSGTKQPDVFFKIRDLMNGDEGAFIIDTGDLVYSGKVEEWAELLKEWKFNKPVFVIPGNHEYRGEGKNIYHKFFGPTDYSFALGRYYFIFANNVENDYRLTSSQWAWLEEELKKAKALGKRPVIVMHTPPIDPRPEGDHAMNPTDGKKLLELMKEYNAFGIFGHIHIYWYGEKEGVEMVITGGGGAPLYAKPDEGGFYHYVKIVAGDTLSVEPIKVE